Proteins found in one Limanda limanda chromosome 18, fLimLim1.1, whole genome shotgun sequence genomic segment:
- the zc3h14 gene encoding zinc finger CCCH domain-containing protein 14 isoform X3, producing the protein MEIGTEISKKIRAAIKAKLQELGAYIDEELPDYIMVMVANKKTSEQMADDLSLFLGNNTIKFTAWLSGVLEKLRSVAVEPTSLQNPFQSDGSSVAGKSQLFVSEDLRTDELKFLTVSSSHSDRTEASVSSSAHESRRGASERTSSRLTSAVKPLIEPVPSEAFIDIKPEMDDDLIADNAVEMGSNHGRTRGAAGRPTAEIYRAGHSKFSLVSPADTFRSSEGSSHSRQQDSRSSRSSRSSKEELSRKRKAPVASSVVRVNRAADEDSDDDVEEEEPSYGGRGMSSRVSLPSKPERKPTLPPGKQANRNLILKAISEAQDSITKTTAYPSIPQRQTVPVAPRTRLASSEEMSAAIQLVQDHLHSVAPGVPTYSLAALPPLRAPVPTRSLASRLQLDLAQTNVAREQSRYVPLGVEVAAGSDAKPFDTRSFIMSRPKLEDSQTTTPQHLQVKGEVHSALPRTVQASKERGDSSSPKFIVTLDGVPSPLGNLADCEMEMDEGNPPKKVTEATIHVNRGPKLSILHRLQGVITTSDDDGMEVEMVDEDAVPLKKQKVQERCKFWPVCKSGDECPYHHPTTQCKTFPSCRFGEKCLFVHPNCKYDARCTKPDCPFTHVSRRGQAAPPPKPAVQPVQTTSVCRFFPDCKKMDCPFYHPKPCRFAAKCKRVGCTFYHPNTSVPPRHALKWTKAQSS; encoded by the exons ATGGAAATCGGAACCGAGATCAGCAAGAAGATAAGA GCTGCCATCAAGGCGAAGCTCCAAGAGCTCGGTGCTTATATCG ACGAAGAGCTTCCTGACTACATCATGGTGATGGTGGCAAACAAGAAGACCTCTGAGCAGATGGCTGACGATCTCTCCCTTTTCCTTGGGAACAACACGATTAAGTTCACAGCCTG GTTGAGCGGCGTCCTGGAGAAATTGCGATCAGTTGCAGTCG AGCCTACATCGCTCCAAAATCCGTTTCAGTCCGATGGCAGCTCTGTGGCTGGGAAGAGCCAGTTATTTGTAAGCGAAGACCTCAGGACGGATGAGCTGAAGTTCTTGACAGTGTCCAGTTCTCACTCTGATAGGACGGAAGCAAGTGTATCGAGTTCTGCCCACGAAAGCAG gaGGGGGGCCTCAGAGAGGACTTCTTCTCGACTTACCTCCGCTGTTAAACCCCTCATCGAGCCGGTCCCCTCGGAGGCCTTTATCGACATTAAACCGGAGATGGATGATGACCTCATTGCTGACAACGCTGTAGAAATGGGCTCCAACCATGGTCGGACACGTGGTGCAGCTGGTAGACCAACAGCTGAAATCTACAGAGCGGGTCACAGCAAATTTTCATTAGTTAGCCCTGCAGACACATTTAGGTCCTCAGAAGGATCCTCTCACAGCAGGCAGCAGgacagcagaagcagcagatccTCCAGATCCAGTAAG GAAGAGTTGTCACGGAAGCGTAAGGCGCCAGTAGCGAGTTCAGTGGTGCGAGTGAACAGAGCAGCAGATGaggacagtgatgatgatgtggaggaggaggagccaagCTACGGAGGAAGAGGCATGTCCAGTAGAGTGTCTCTGCCCTCCAAACCAGAGCGCAA ACCCACTCTCCCTCCAGGCAAGCAAGCCAACAGGAATCTGATACTGAAGGCCATCTCTGAGGCCCAAGACTCCATCACTAAAACCACAGCCTACCCCTCAA TACCACAGAGGCAAACTGTTCCTGTGGCGCCTCGCACCCGCTTGGCCAGCAGCGAGGAGATGTCGGCAGCCATCCAGCTGGTTCAGGATCACCTCCACAGTGTTGCTCCCGGGGTGCCAACTTACTCACTTGCTGCGCTGCCTCCTTTAAGAGCACCAG TTCCAACCAGATCTTTAGCTTCACGCCTCCAGCTGGACTTGGCACAGACCAATGTTGCAAGAGAGCAGAGCCGCTACG TGCCTCTAGGTGTGGAGGTGGCTGCCGGCAGTGATGCAAAGCCATTCGATACTCGTTCCTTCATAATGAGTCGACCTAAACTGGAAGACTCTCAGACCACAACTCCGCAGCATCTTCAGGTCAAAGGGGAAGTGCATTCTGCTTTACCACGCACTGTCCAGGCCag TAAGGAGAGGGGTGACTCCTCCAGCCCTAAGTTCATTGTGACCTTAGACGGAGTACCAAGTCCTCTGGGGAATCTAGCAGACTGTGAAATGGAGATGGATGAAGGGAATCCTCCCAAAAAAGTCACTGAGGCGACCATCCACGTCAACAGGGGGCCTAAACTCAGCATCCTTCACAGACTACAAGGAGTGATCACCACATCAGATG ATGATGGGATGGAGGTTGAGATGGTGGATGAGGATGCTGTCCctttaaagaaacagaaagtcCAGGAGCGTTGCAAGTTCTGGCCGGTGTGTAAAAGTGGAGATGAGTGTCCGTACCATCACCCGACAACACAGTGCAA AACGTTTCCCAGCTGCAGGTTTGGGGAAAAATGCCTCTTCGTTCACCCTAATTGTAAATATGATGCCAGGTGCACAAAGCCAGACTGTCCCTTCACTCATGTGAGCCGCAGAGGCcaagctgctcctcctccaaaGCCAG CAGTGCAGCCAGTGCAAACCACGAGCGTGTGTCGCTTCTTCCCAGACTGCAAGAAGATGGACTGCCCGTTTTATCATCCTAAG CCCTGTCGCTTTGCAGCGAAGTGTAAACGAGTTGGATGTACCTTCTACCACCCAAACACATCTGTGCCTCCAAGACACGCCCTGAAGTGGACAAAAGCACAGAGCAG CTAA
- the zc3h14 gene encoding zinc finger CCCH domain-containing protein 14 isoform X1, whose protein sequence is MEIGTEISKKIRAAIKAKLQELGAYIDEELPDYIMVMVANKKTSEQMADDLSLFLGNNTIKFTAWLSGVLEKLRSVAVEPTSLQNPFQSDGSSVAGKSQLFVSEDLRTDELKFLTVSSSHSDRTEASVSSSAHESRRGASERTSSRLTSAVKPLIEPVPSEAFIDIKPEMDDDLIADNAVEMGSNHGRTRGAAGRPTAEIYRAGHSKFSLVSPADTFRSSEGSSHSRQQDSRSSRSSRSSKQEELSRKRKAPVASSVVRVNRAADEDSDDDVEEEEPSYGGRGMSSRVSLPSKPERKPTLPPGKQANRNLILKAISEAQDSITKTTAYPSIPQRQTVPVAPRTRLASSEEMSAAIQLVQDHLHSVAPGVPTYSLAALPPLRAPVPTRSLASRLQLDLAQTNVAREQSRYVPLGVEVAAGSDAKPFDTRSFIMSRPKLEDSQTTTPQHLQVKGEVHSALPRTVQASKERGDSSSPKFIVTLDGVPSPLGNLADCEMEMDEGNPPKKVTEATIHVNRGPKLSILHRLQGVITTSDDDGMEVEMVDEDAVPLKKQKVQERCKFWPVCKSGDECPYHHPTTQCKTFPSCRFGEKCLFVHPNCKYDARCTKPDCPFTHVSRRGQAAPPPKPAVQPVQTTSVCRFFPDCKKMDCPFYHPKPCRFAAKCKRVGCTFYHPNTSVPPRHALKWTKAQSS, encoded by the exons ATGGAAATCGGAACCGAGATCAGCAAGAAGATAAGA GCTGCCATCAAGGCGAAGCTCCAAGAGCTCGGTGCTTATATCG ACGAAGAGCTTCCTGACTACATCATGGTGATGGTGGCAAACAAGAAGACCTCTGAGCAGATGGCTGACGATCTCTCCCTTTTCCTTGGGAACAACACGATTAAGTTCACAGCCTG GTTGAGCGGCGTCCTGGAGAAATTGCGATCAGTTGCAGTCG AGCCTACATCGCTCCAAAATCCGTTTCAGTCCGATGGCAGCTCTGTGGCTGGGAAGAGCCAGTTATTTGTAAGCGAAGACCTCAGGACGGATGAGCTGAAGTTCTTGACAGTGTCCAGTTCTCACTCTGATAGGACGGAAGCAAGTGTATCGAGTTCTGCCCACGAAAGCAG gaGGGGGGCCTCAGAGAGGACTTCTTCTCGACTTACCTCCGCTGTTAAACCCCTCATCGAGCCGGTCCCCTCGGAGGCCTTTATCGACATTAAACCGGAGATGGATGATGACCTCATTGCTGACAACGCTGTAGAAATGGGCTCCAACCATGGTCGGACACGTGGTGCAGCTGGTAGACCAACAGCTGAAATCTACAGAGCGGGTCACAGCAAATTTTCATTAGTTAGCCCTGCAGACACATTTAGGTCCTCAGAAGGATCCTCTCACAGCAGGCAGCAGgacagcagaagcagcagatccTCCAGATCCAGTAAG CAGGAAGAGTTGTCACGGAAGCGTAAGGCGCCAGTAGCGAGTTCAGTGGTGCGAGTGAACAGAGCAGCAGATGaggacagtgatgatgatgtggaggaggaggagccaagCTACGGAGGAAGAGGCATGTCCAGTAGAGTGTCTCTGCCCTCCAAACCAGAGCGCAA ACCCACTCTCCCTCCAGGCAAGCAAGCCAACAGGAATCTGATACTGAAGGCCATCTCTGAGGCCCAAGACTCCATCACTAAAACCACAGCCTACCCCTCAA TACCACAGAGGCAAACTGTTCCTGTGGCGCCTCGCACCCGCTTGGCCAGCAGCGAGGAGATGTCGGCAGCCATCCAGCTGGTTCAGGATCACCTCCACAGTGTTGCTCCCGGGGTGCCAACTTACTCACTTGCTGCGCTGCCTCCTTTAAGAGCACCAG TTCCAACCAGATCTTTAGCTTCACGCCTCCAGCTGGACTTGGCACAGACCAATGTTGCAAGAGAGCAGAGCCGCTACG TGCCTCTAGGTGTGGAGGTGGCTGCCGGCAGTGATGCAAAGCCATTCGATACTCGTTCCTTCATAATGAGTCGACCTAAACTGGAAGACTCTCAGACCACAACTCCGCAGCATCTTCAGGTCAAAGGGGAAGTGCATTCTGCTTTACCACGCACTGTCCAGGCCag TAAGGAGAGGGGTGACTCCTCCAGCCCTAAGTTCATTGTGACCTTAGACGGAGTACCAAGTCCTCTGGGGAATCTAGCAGACTGTGAAATGGAGATGGATGAAGGGAATCCTCCCAAAAAAGTCACTGAGGCGACCATCCACGTCAACAGGGGGCCTAAACTCAGCATCCTTCACAGACTACAAGGAGTGATCACCACATCAGATG ATGATGGGATGGAGGTTGAGATGGTGGATGAGGATGCTGTCCctttaaagaaacagaaagtcCAGGAGCGTTGCAAGTTCTGGCCGGTGTGTAAAAGTGGAGATGAGTGTCCGTACCATCACCCGACAACACAGTGCAA AACGTTTCCCAGCTGCAGGTTTGGGGAAAAATGCCTCTTCGTTCACCCTAATTGTAAATATGATGCCAGGTGCACAAAGCCAGACTGTCCCTTCACTCATGTGAGCCGCAGAGGCcaagctgctcctcctccaaaGCCAG CAGTGCAGCCAGTGCAAACCACGAGCGTGTGTCGCTTCTTCCCAGACTGCAAGAAGATGGACTGCCCGTTTTATCATCCTAAG CCCTGTCGCTTTGCAGCGAAGTGTAAACGAGTTGGATGTACCTTCTACCACCCAAACACATCTGTGCCTCCAAGACACGCCCTGAAGTGGACAAAAGCACAGAGCAG CTAA
- the zc3h14 gene encoding zinc finger CCCH domain-containing protein 14 isoform X2 yields the protein MEIGTEISKKIRAAIKAKLQELGAYIDEELPDYIMVMVANKKTSEQMADDLSLFLGNNTIKFTAWLSGVLEKLRSVAVEPTSLQNPFQSDGSSVAGKSQLFVSEDLRTDELKFLTVSSSHSDRTEASVSSSAHESRRGASERTSSRLTSAVKPLIEPVPSEAFIDIKPEMDDDLIADNAVEMGSNHGRTRGAAGRPTAEIYRAGHSKFSLVSPADTFRSSEGSSHSRQQDSRSSRSSRSSKQEELSRKRKAPVASSVVRVNRAADEDSDDDVEEEEPSYGGRGMSSRVSLPSKPERKPTLPPGKQANRNLILKAISEAQDSITKTTAYPSIPQRQTVPVAPRTRLASSEEMSAAIQLVQDHLHSVAPGVPTYSLAALPPLRAPVPTRSLASRLQLDLAQTNVAREQSRYVPLGVEVAAGSDAKPFDTRSFIMSRPKLEDSQTTTPQHLQVKGEVHSALPRTVQASKERGDSSSPKFIVTLDGVPSPLGNLADCEMEMDEGNPPKKVTEATIHVNRGPKLSILHRLQGVITTSDDDGMEVEMVDEDAVPLKKQKVQERCKFWPVCKSGDECPYHHPTTQCKTFPSCRFGEKCLFVHPNCKYDARCTKPDCPFTHVSRRGQAAPPPKPVQPVQTTSVCRFFPDCKKMDCPFYHPKPCRFAAKCKRVGCTFYHPNTSVPPRHALKWTKAQSS from the exons ATGGAAATCGGAACCGAGATCAGCAAGAAGATAAGA GCTGCCATCAAGGCGAAGCTCCAAGAGCTCGGTGCTTATATCG ACGAAGAGCTTCCTGACTACATCATGGTGATGGTGGCAAACAAGAAGACCTCTGAGCAGATGGCTGACGATCTCTCCCTTTTCCTTGGGAACAACACGATTAAGTTCACAGCCTG GTTGAGCGGCGTCCTGGAGAAATTGCGATCAGTTGCAGTCG AGCCTACATCGCTCCAAAATCCGTTTCAGTCCGATGGCAGCTCTGTGGCTGGGAAGAGCCAGTTATTTGTAAGCGAAGACCTCAGGACGGATGAGCTGAAGTTCTTGACAGTGTCCAGTTCTCACTCTGATAGGACGGAAGCAAGTGTATCGAGTTCTGCCCACGAAAGCAG gaGGGGGGCCTCAGAGAGGACTTCTTCTCGACTTACCTCCGCTGTTAAACCCCTCATCGAGCCGGTCCCCTCGGAGGCCTTTATCGACATTAAACCGGAGATGGATGATGACCTCATTGCTGACAACGCTGTAGAAATGGGCTCCAACCATGGTCGGACACGTGGTGCAGCTGGTAGACCAACAGCTGAAATCTACAGAGCGGGTCACAGCAAATTTTCATTAGTTAGCCCTGCAGACACATTTAGGTCCTCAGAAGGATCCTCTCACAGCAGGCAGCAGgacagcagaagcagcagatccTCCAGATCCAGTAAG CAGGAAGAGTTGTCACGGAAGCGTAAGGCGCCAGTAGCGAGTTCAGTGGTGCGAGTGAACAGAGCAGCAGATGaggacagtgatgatgatgtggaggaggaggagccaagCTACGGAGGAAGAGGCATGTCCAGTAGAGTGTCTCTGCCCTCCAAACCAGAGCGCAA ACCCACTCTCCCTCCAGGCAAGCAAGCCAACAGGAATCTGATACTGAAGGCCATCTCTGAGGCCCAAGACTCCATCACTAAAACCACAGCCTACCCCTCAA TACCACAGAGGCAAACTGTTCCTGTGGCGCCTCGCACCCGCTTGGCCAGCAGCGAGGAGATGTCGGCAGCCATCCAGCTGGTTCAGGATCACCTCCACAGTGTTGCTCCCGGGGTGCCAACTTACTCACTTGCTGCGCTGCCTCCTTTAAGAGCACCAG TTCCAACCAGATCTTTAGCTTCACGCCTCCAGCTGGACTTGGCACAGACCAATGTTGCAAGAGAGCAGAGCCGCTACG TGCCTCTAGGTGTGGAGGTGGCTGCCGGCAGTGATGCAAAGCCATTCGATACTCGTTCCTTCATAATGAGTCGACCTAAACTGGAAGACTCTCAGACCACAACTCCGCAGCATCTTCAGGTCAAAGGGGAAGTGCATTCTGCTTTACCACGCACTGTCCAGGCCag TAAGGAGAGGGGTGACTCCTCCAGCCCTAAGTTCATTGTGACCTTAGACGGAGTACCAAGTCCTCTGGGGAATCTAGCAGACTGTGAAATGGAGATGGATGAAGGGAATCCTCCCAAAAAAGTCACTGAGGCGACCATCCACGTCAACAGGGGGCCTAAACTCAGCATCCTTCACAGACTACAAGGAGTGATCACCACATCAGATG ATGATGGGATGGAGGTTGAGATGGTGGATGAGGATGCTGTCCctttaaagaaacagaaagtcCAGGAGCGTTGCAAGTTCTGGCCGGTGTGTAAAAGTGGAGATGAGTGTCCGTACCATCACCCGACAACACAGTGCAA AACGTTTCCCAGCTGCAGGTTTGGGGAAAAATGCCTCTTCGTTCACCCTAATTGTAAATATGATGCCAGGTGCACAAAGCCAGACTGTCCCTTCACTCATGTGAGCCGCAGAGGCcaagctgctcctcctccaaaGCCAG TGCAGCCAGTGCAAACCACGAGCGTGTGTCGCTTCTTCCCAGACTGCAAGAAGATGGACTGCCCGTTTTATCATCCTAAG CCCTGTCGCTTTGCAGCGAAGTGTAAACGAGTTGGATGTACCTTCTACCACCCAAACACATCTGTGCCTCCAAGACACGCCCTGAAGTGGACAAAAGCACAGAGCAG CTAA
- the LOC133024954 gene encoding mitochondrial thiamine pyrophosphate carrier-like, giving the protein MLGFDPGAKGAAHPPEEAALAGSAAGMVTRAIISPFDVLKIRFQLQIESLSSQRPKGKYWGLFQASRCIHSEEGLSAFWKGHVPAQTLSICFGAVQFASFQLLTEAVHKSTAYDSQTAGVLFVCGGLAACSATVVCQPLDILRTRFAAQGEPKVYRNMRHAVSTMCRSEGVLTFYRGLSPTLMAVFPYAGLQFFFYNVFKNLLAPLAKSGNSGGSLTSLVSGGGAGMISKAITYPFDLIKKRLQVGGFEAARLHFGQVRSYSGVVDCMVQIAKEEGVHGFFKGLSPSLLKAALSTGFTFFWYELFLNVVRDLRRRRRTDDLTKDLEER; this is encoded by the exons ATGTTGGGCTTCGACCCCGGGGCTAAGGGGGCAGCTCACCCCCCAGAGGAGGCAGCTCTGGCCGGGTCGGCCGCTGGGATGGTGACCCGAGCAATCATCAGCCCGTTCGATGTCCTTAAAATTAGGTTTCAG CTGCAGATTGAGAGTTTGTCCTCCCAGAGGCCGAAGGGAAAGTACTGGGGATTGTTTCAGGCGTCGCGCTGCATTCACTCGGAGGAGGGTCTCTCTGCCTTCTGGAAGGGCCACGTCCCGGCGCAGACACTCTCAATCTGCTTCGGGGCTGTGCAG TTCGCCAGCTTTCAGCTCCTGACTGAGGCAGTTCACAAGTCGACGGCGTATGACAGCCAAACAGCAGGagttctctttgtgtgtggcgGCCTGGCTGCCTGCTCTGCCACAGTGGTCTGCCAACCTCTGGACATACTGCGCACACGCTTTGCAGCTCAGGGAGAACCCAAG GTGTACAGGAACATGCGACACGCCGTGTCCACAATGTGTCGCTCAGAGGGAGTTCTGACTTTTTACCGCGGCCTTTCTCCAACCCTGATGGCAGTGTTTCCTTATGCCGGGCTGCAGTTCTTTTTCTACAACGTCTTTAAAAATCTCTTGGCTCCGCTGGCCAAATCTGGGAACTCTGGAG GGAGCCTGACGAGTCTGGTCAGCGGTGGCGGAGCCGGAATGATCAGCAAAGCCATCACTTACCCGTTTGACCTCATCAAGAAGAGGCTGCAGGTGGGGGGCTTCGAAGCAGCCAGACTTCACTTTGGACAG GTGCGGAGTTACAGCGGTGTGGTGGACTGCATGGTGCAAATAGCCAAAGAGGAGGGCGTGCACGGCTTCTTTAAAGGCCTCTCCCCGAGCCTCCTGAAGGCTGCACTCTCGACAGGCTTCACCTTTTTCTGGTATGAATTGTTCCTCAATGTCGTGCGTGACCTCAGGCGGAGGCGGAGAACAGACGACCTCACCAAAGACCTTGAGGAAAGATGA